The Leptospira sp. WS60.C2 genome includes the window GCGAAGCTGAGTCCAAAACATCTGCGGAAATTGTTCCTTTTTTTGCAGAGTCCAGTCACCACTACAAAGAATGGGCTTGGTTTGGTGCGTTTTTAACTGGAGGCCTAACGGGTGCTAGTTTTTATACAGCTCAAAAAGTATATGGCCTTGTCTGGAATCACGAAGCGATGTTTGCTGTTCTCTCAGTTTGGATAGGAGCTTTTTTGGGACTTGGAATTTTTACCTTATTGCCCAAACTTCGTATCCTTTTGGTTCCTAAAAATTCAAAACAATACTTTGTCGAACTAAGAGCCAAAGAAGCATTCTTAGAAGAAGAAGTGTTCAGAACTAAAAACCGAACGGGTATTTTAATTTATATCTCTTTATTCGAACATTTTGTACGCGTGTATCCAGATAAAGAAATTGCAAGAGTGGTGCCTAAATCGGAATGGAATGAAGCCGTTAGGCTCATTGTAGAAGGAATGAAAACTGGCAAAAAAAAGGAAGGGATTGTGGCGAGCATTCTCTTCTGTGGAGATCTTCTCAAAAAATATAAGATTCATGCTGAGAAAGATGATAAGAACGAAATTTCCAATGAAATTCGTGATGGTGGGAAATTGTTATAATGAAACAAACAATTTCAAAAAATTCTTTTTTCAAAAAAAGGATCTCGTCTGTTTTATTATTTTGTATCGGGCTCGCTTGTTTTCCGACTACTACTACTTTCGCATACCCAGTTCCTAAACTCGAGAGACGAGTGATGGATCATGCAGGCATTCTCTCTCAAGCAACCGTGGAACAATTAGAATCAAGTTTAAAACAATTTGAAGCTGAAACAAGTAATCAAATATCTGTTTATACGACACCAAGTTTGCATGATGAGACCATCGAAGACGTTTCCATACAAATCTTTGATGAATGGAAACTAGGTCAAAAAACTAAAAACAATGGAGTTTTACTCATCATTGCGCCTAACGAAAGAAAGATGAGAATTGCAGTGGGCCGAGGTTTGGAAGGTGCACTCACCGACATCCAAGCAAAACACATCATTCGTAACCAATTGAGACCAAGTTTTCAGTCAGGTGATATGGATGGTGGAGTCACAGCTGGTGTCAATGCCATCATGGCAACCATTCGTGGGGAATACACTCCTTCGGAAGATGATGTCTCTACAACAGGAAATGGATCTACGGATGTGATGAGTTCAGGAATCGTTGGGGGGGCATTTACGCTCATTTCCCTTTTTGTTCCTGCATTTGGGGGAGTGATCTTCACCATTGTTGGATTGATCATATTAATGCCACTCATCACCTTTATTTTTGGCAGTGGTTTAGGCCTCATTGTGGCCGCTCTTTTGTTTTTCCTCATCCTCTATATAAAGAGAAAACTGGGACTTGGCCAAGGTGGCGACAGCGGTGGTGGTGGATACTTTGGTGGAGGATGGTCTTCTGGCGGGGATTCTTCTTGGTCTTCTAGCGACAGTTGGTCAGGAGGTGGAGGTGATTCCGCTGGGGGAGGATCATCGGGAGACTGGTAAACCAAAAAGCTCATTCCACGTTTTGGGGACAATTCCATTTGTTCCCCCATTGAAACTCAATACAAGTCAGAACAAATCATTTCCAACATGGAAATGATTTCGAATGACAATCACACTACTTCGATTAAAATCAAAGTAGAATCATCCTTCCAACTTGTTTTATTCATTTTTTCGAACAACATCGATTGGATGGATGGGACGATTTCTTCGAAAGGTAAATCCTTTGTTTGTTGGACCATGGAAGACAATTCAGACCAAGCTTGCATTCCATCAGCTTCGTTCAATTCTTCAAACAATCCATCGGTAAATAAAAAGATTCGATCTCCCGATTCCACTTTTGTTTCAAAAATTCCATAACGATAATGCTCTAAAATCCCTATAATAGGACCTGTATTCTCTAATATGAATATTTCCGAATTTTTTTTCTGGATGATTTGATTTTGGACACCCGCTCCCGCATAACGAAGTAAACTTTGATGAAAATCAAAATCGACAACAAGAGCTGGAAAATAAATCTGCAAATCCGCATTTTTATCATAAAAATGTTGATTCATGTAAAACAATAGATCATTCGGACGCATCGCAACCGCAGAGACCCTTTCAAACTCTGATTGGATCATCATGGAATACAAAGCTGCCTGCAATCCATGTCCGGTTGCATCACCTAAAAAAAATCGATAATAAAAATCTTGGATTCGTTTTACGAAGAAAATATCACCACCAACATCTGCCGTTGGTTTGTACAAAATGTCCACCTTGATATAAGGTTCCATTTCTGGTACTTTAGTTACACTTTGTATGATGGACTTGGCGAGTTTCATATCCTTTGTGATCTGATCCAGTTTACTTTGTAATTCGATCGTTTTGTCTTTGACTCGTGTTTCCAATCGTTCATTCAGGATTGTGATTTGGTTTTGTACTTTTTGGAGAGTTTGGTTTTTTTCAGAAAGTTCAATCGCAAGGTTTTCTGCATCTTGAAATCCTTTTGAAAAATTTCGTGCAATGTATACCGACTGCACAAAAAACATCATAAAGATCCCAAAGTGTATGATGAGTGGTGCATTTATGATAAGGTTATTGACTAAAATATCATTGATAAAACTAGAAATAAAAATCACGAAACTAACTAAAAATATGACAGAACCAGGCAAAGAGTCTCGAATGGCTCGGGTCAAAACAATCATTGCATACACAGCTCCCATCAAAGTAAACACCTGAAAAGGAATCATCAAATAGGTGTAAAAGGAAGACCTTGTGAGTAAAACAATGAAACAAAAAGCAAAGCCAATGTATTTTAAGAATTCATAGACCCTTCTTGAAAAATACGGTTTGAATAATAAATATACATATCTTGCAAAAATCGGTGTGACTAGAAAAAAGCTCAAATAGCTAAGTTTGAGATGAATTTCCCAAGGAAGATTAGGGAAAATTTGGACTAAATACTTATTTCCTGTGATGAACACGCGTAAAGCGACTAAGATACAAGTTAATGCAAACCAATAGGTAAAAGGATCTTTTTTACGATTCCAGTATAAAAAAATATGATACAAACCCATAAAGAGAATGCTACCAACAAGTAACATATCTCTTAAGATTTCGAACTCAAATTTTTTATGAATGTCAGAAGTTCTACCAATGGTGATCACTTGCGCAGGACCACCTTTTCTGTGATGGTAATTTGAAATTTGTAATAGGAAAGAAGTTTGGTTTTCTTTCGGAATAAAATCTATAATTTGAGGTCGATATTCTGGAATTCCAGTTTGGTAGGATGTGGAGACAACTCCATTGGAAGCGAGTTTTTCCCCATCCACATATAAGTTGAAGGCAGACTCCATTTCAGGAATTTTTAAAGAAAGAGGGATACCTTTTAAACCATGTTCTAATTCCAAATGAAATGTTGCATATCCATCTCCTGCCAAAAATCCTTTTTCTAAAAATGATTTTGTCCAGATTCCTGGAACTGTAAAATAATGAGGAGCGCGGATGGATTTGATTTCGGAAAGTTCAGAAGGTGGAAGTAAAACACCTGGATAATACTCCCACTCTCCCACAAGTTGTACCGTTTGTTTGGGTGAACTTAAATAATCTACAACTGTTAGGTGACCTTTGTTAGCATTGGGAGGTACTTCAATCACCGAACATGAAAAAAGTACCAAAATCGAAAGGAAGCAGACCCAACGGACGTTGCGTTTCACAATTCCCTTTACTTACCTAGAGACGGTTGGCGATGGGAATGTATTTTCTTTGGTTTTCGCCCACATAAATTTGTTTTGGCCGTACCTTTGAGAAATCCCCTTTCATCCTTTGTTCTCTCCAATGGGCAAGCCAACCAGGCAATCTACCGATTACTTGCATTACGGAAAACATATTTTTGGGAATGCCCAATGTATGGAAGACCAAACCAGAATAGTATTCTAAGTTTGGATACAAAAGGTTTTCCATGAAGTATGAATCGTTCCAAACCACTTCATCAATTTGTAAAGCAACATCTTCTACTGCGCTTAACTTTCTACCTTTGTAAAATTCTTTGATGATCTCGCGAGCAACCATTGCTCTTGGGCTTACAACATCGTATGCCTTTTGT containing:
- a CDS encoding TPM domain-containing protein, with amino-acid sequence MIWAKDSVFLLPMSILTRYFSKSDLDEIKSAVGEAESKTSAEIVPFFAESSHHYKEWAWFGAFLTGGLTGASFYTAQKVYGLVWNHEAMFAVLSVWIGAFLGLGIFTLLPKLRILLVPKNSKQYFVELRAKEAFLEEEVFRTKNRTGILIYISLFEHFVRVYPDKEIARVVPKSEWNEAVRLIVEGMKTGKKKEGIVASILFCGDLLKKYKIHAEKDDKNEISNEIRDGGKLL
- a CDS encoding YgcG family protein, encoding MKQTISKNSFFKKRISSVLLFCIGLACFPTTTTFAYPVPKLERRVMDHAGILSQATVEQLESSLKQFEAETSNQISVYTTPSLHDETIEDVSIQIFDEWKLGQKTKNNGVLLIIAPNERKMRIAVGRGLEGALTDIQAKHIIRNQLRPSFQSGDMDGGVTAGVNAIMATIRGEYTPSEDDVSTTGNGSTDVMSSGIVGGAFTLISLFVPAFGGVIFTIVGLIILMPLITFIFGSGLGLIVAALLFFLILYIKRKLGLGQGGDSGGGGYFGGGWSSGGDSSWSSSDSWSGGGGDSAGGGSSGDW
- a CDS encoding SpoIIE family protein phosphatase, translating into MKRNVRWVCFLSILVLFSCSVIEVPPNANKGHLTVVDYLSSPKQTVQLVGEWEYYPGVLLPPSELSEIKSIRAPHYFTVPGIWTKSFLEKGFLAGDGYATFHLELEHGLKGIPLSLKIPEMESAFNLYVDGEKLASNGVVSTSYQTGIPEYRPQIIDFIPKENQTSFLLQISNYHHRKGGPAQVITIGRTSDIHKKFEFEILRDMLLVGSILFMGLYHIFLYWNRKKDPFTYWFALTCILVALRVFITGNKYLVQIFPNLPWEIHLKLSYLSFFLVTPIFARYVYLLFKPYFSRRVYEFLKYIGFAFCFIVLLTRSSFYTYLMIPFQVFTLMGAVYAMIVLTRAIRDSLPGSVIFLVSFVIFISSFINDILVNNLIINAPLIIHFGIFMMFFVQSVYIARNFSKGFQDAENLAIELSEKNQTLQKVQNQITILNERLETRVKDKTIELQSKLDQITKDMKLAKSIIQSVTKVPEMEPYIKVDILYKPTADVGGDIFFVKRIQDFYYRFFLGDATGHGLQAALYSMMIQSEFERVSAVAMRPNDLLFYMNQHFYDKNADLQIYFPALVVDFDFHQSLLRYAGAGVQNQIIQKKNSEIFILENTGPIIGILEHYRYGIFETKVESGDRIFLFTDGLFEELNEADGMQAWSELSSMVQQTKDLPFEEIVPSIQSMLFEKMNKTSWKDDSTLILIEVV